One segment of Geomonas ferrireducens DNA contains the following:
- the hisD gene encoding histidinol dehydrogenase, with translation MQFLDIREAGFQAKFDAIVERGEESGREVEEVVLGIISDVRKRGDEALLEYTHRFDRLECDAAGLEITDAEFEKAFAQVDERDLAALKVAVERVARFHEKQKQQTWLSTEEADIMLGQKVTPLAKVGIYVPGGKACYPSSVIMNAVPAKVAGVGEIVMVVPTPGGETNPHVLVAAKLSGVDRVFRIGGAQAVAALAYGTSTVPRVDKITGPGNIYVATAKKLVFGQVGIDMIAGPSEILVINDGSGNPVHIAADLLSQAEHDELASSVLITTDRSFGEKVAAEVERQLKELSREAIARKSWESFGVIIVAGNLEEAVAFSNRIAPEHLELAVENPFEVMPLITNAGAIFMGHYTPEASGDYLAGPNHTLPTGGTARFFSPLSVDDFVKKSSLIYFTKGGLKRVGEDVVRIAKLEGLDAHGRSVSFRLED, from the coding sequence ATGCAGTTCCTCGACATTAGGGAAGCAGGTTTTCAGGCGAAGTTCGACGCCATCGTCGAGCGCGGCGAGGAGTCGGGCCGCGAGGTGGAAGAGGTGGTGCTCGGCATCATCTCGGACGTGCGCAAGCGCGGCGACGAGGCGCTCCTTGAGTACACGCATCGCTTCGACCGCCTGGAGTGCGACGCCGCCGGTCTCGAGATCACCGATGCCGAGTTCGAAAAGGCCTTCGCCCAGGTCGACGAGCGCGACCTCGCGGCGCTGAAGGTCGCTGTCGAGCGGGTCGCCCGCTTCCACGAAAAGCAGAAGCAGCAGACCTGGCTTTCCACCGAGGAAGCCGACATCATGCTGGGGCAGAAGGTGACCCCGCTCGCCAAGGTCGGCATCTACGTCCCGGGCGGCAAGGCCTGCTACCCCTCCAGCGTCATCATGAACGCGGTTCCCGCGAAGGTCGCCGGTGTCGGCGAGATCGTCATGGTCGTCCCGACCCCGGGGGGCGAAACGAACCCGCACGTCCTTGTGGCTGCCAAACTCTCCGGCGTCGACCGCGTCTTCCGCATCGGCGGCGCGCAGGCCGTCGCCGCTCTCGCCTACGGCACCTCCACCGTCCCCAGGGTCGACAAGATCACCGGCCCGGGCAACATCTACGTCGCCACCGCCAAGAAGCTCGTCTTCGGCCAGGTCGGCATCGACATGATCGCGGGCCCGAGCGAGATCCTCGTCATCAACGACGGCAGCGGCAACCCGGTCCACATCGCTGCCGACCTCCTATCCCAGGCCGAGCACGACGAGCTCGCCTCCTCGGTGCTCATCACCACGGACCGCTCCTTCGGTGAGAAGGTGGCCGCCGAGGTGGAGCGCCAGTTGAAGGAACTCTCCCGCGAGGCGATTGCCCGCAAGTCCTGGGAGTCCTTCGGCGTCATCATCGTGGCCGGCAACCTCGAGGAGGCCGTCGCCTTCTCCAACCGCATCGCGCCCGAGCACCTGGAACTCGCCGTGGAGAACCCCTTCGAGGTGATGCCGCTCATCACCAACGCGGGCGCCATCTTCATGGGGCACTACACCCCGGAGGCCTCCGGCGATTATCTTGCCGGCCCCAACCACACCCTCCCCACCGGCGGCACCGCGCGCTTCTTCTCGCCCCTTTCCGTGGACGACTTCGTGAAGAAAAGCTCCCTCATCTACTTCACCAAGGGTGGCTTGAAACGGGTCGGCGAGGACGTGGTCAGGATCGCCAAGCTCGAAGGGCTCGACGCCCACGGCAGGTCGGTCAGCTTCAGGCTCGAAGACTGA
- the hisB gene encoding imidazoleglycerol-phosphate dehydratase HisB has protein sequence MARSASIERITRETQIKLSLEIDGKGDAQVCTSVPFLDHMLDLFARHGLFNLKVEAHGDIDIDFHHTVEDIGIVLGSAFKEALGDKCGIRRYGQATVPMDETLASVATDLSGRPYLVYNVNLPKVKIGDFDVELVREFFQAFVNHCGANLHLNVMYGDNVHHIVEACFKAAARALDMATQMDPRIEGVMSTKGKL, from the coding sequence ATGGCTAGATCGGCAAGTATCGAACGGATCACCAGGGAGACCCAGATCAAGCTCTCCCTCGAAATCGACGGCAAGGGCGACGCGCAGGTCTGCACTTCGGTTCCCTTCCTGGATCACATGCTGGACCTCTTCGCCAGGCACGGCCTCTTCAACCTGAAGGTCGAAGCCCACGGCGACATCGACATCGACTTCCACCACACCGTGGAGGACATCGGCATCGTGCTCGGCAGCGCTTTCAAGGAGGCGCTCGGCGACAAGTGCGGCATCCGCCGTTACGGCCAGGCCACCGTTCCGATGGACGAGACCCTGGCGAGTGTTGCCACCGACCTCTCCGGCCGTCCCTACCTGGTCTACAACGTCAACCTTCCCAAGGTGAAGATCGGCGACTTCGATGTCGAGCTGGTACGTGAGTTCTTCCAGGCCTTCGTGAACCACTGCGGCGCGAACCTACACCTGAACGTGATGTACGGCGACAACGTGCACCACATCGTCGAGGCCTGCTTCAAGGCCGCCGCCCGCGCCCTCGATATGGCGACCCAGATGGACCCCCGTATCGAAGGGGTCATGTCCACCAAGGGCAAGCTTTAA
- the hisG gene encoding ATP phosphoribosyltransferase, translating into MTDYVTIAIPKGRILQDSVALFKKIGIDCEELLSDTRKLVFVNHEQKMRYMIVRATDVPTYVEYGCADLGIVGKDTLMEAEKDLYEPLDLKFGYCRLMVAEPVELSSKDDPAAWNNIRIATKYPNVTEKYFAAKGVQVELIKLYGSIELAPLVGLSERIVDLVSTGETLKQNGLAEIETIAEITCRLIVNRASLKTKHDRISKIIEGLEQHI; encoded by the coding sequence ATGACCGATTACGTCACCATAGCCATCCCCAAAGGCCGCATCCTTCAGGACTCCGTTGCCCTCTTCAAGAAGATCGGCATCGACTGCGAAGAGCTTTTGTCCGACACCCGCAAACTCGTCTTCGTGAACCACGAGCAGAAGATGCGCTACATGATCGTGCGCGCGACCGACGTTCCCACCTACGTCGAGTACGGCTGCGCCGACCTCGGCATCGTCGGCAAAGACACCCTGATGGAGGCCGAAAAGGATCTGTACGAACCGCTCGACCTGAAGTTCGGCTACTGCCGCCTGATGGTCGCCGAGCCGGTCGAACTCTCCAGCAAGGACGACCCCGCCGCCTGGAACAACATCAGGATCGCCACCAAGTACCCCAACGTCACCGAGAAGTATTTCGCGGCCAAGGGCGTACAGGTCGAGCTGATCAAGCTCTACGGCTCCATAGAGCTGGCCCCGCTCGTCGGGCTTTCCGAACGCATCGTCGACCTCGTTTCCACCGGAGAGACGCTGAAGCAAAACGGCCTGGCGGAGATCGAGACCATCGCGGAGATCACCTGCCGTCTCATCGTCAACCGGGCGAGCCTCAAGACCAAGCACGACAGGATCTCCAAGATCATCGAAGGGCTCGAACAGCACATCTAA
- the murA gene encoding UDP-N-acetylglucosamine 1-carboxyvinyltransferase, giving the protein MEKLVIKGGNKLSGEVTVSGSKNAALPIFISTILAPGCHTISNVPFLRDINTTIKVLEKLGASVDGRGNVVKIDTTDLNSWEATYDLVRTMRASVLVLGPLLARFGQARVSLPGGCAIGARPINLHLKGLAALGAEITLEHGYVEAKAKKLKGARINFDISTVGGTEQLLMAAATAQGETILENAAREPEIVDLAEILTKMGADIEGAGTDTIRIKGVEQLTAAEHAVMPDRIEAGTFMIASAITGGDIKIKNMRLEHLDALTFKLQDAGVEITNKDNVVRVKGPKKIRNVNIKTRPYPGFPTDMQAQFMALMCIAEGASVISENIFENRFMHVSELLRFGADIICEGNSATVKGVKKLSGAPVMATDLRASASLILAALAADNTSEISRIYHLDRGYENIEKKLAALGADIVRVPDTEGP; this is encoded by the coding sequence GTGGAAAAACTGGTAATCAAAGGTGGCAACAAACTCTCCGGAGAAGTGACCGTCAGCGGGTCGAAGAACGCCGCCCTCCCCATATTCATCTCGACCATCCTGGCACCCGGGTGCCACACCATCAGCAATGTCCCCTTCCTGCGGGATATCAACACCACCATCAAGGTGCTCGAGAAGCTCGGTGCCAGTGTCGACGGCCGCGGCAACGTGGTGAAGATCGACACCACCGACCTGAACAGCTGGGAGGCCACCTACGACCTGGTGCGCACCATGCGCGCCTCCGTCCTGGTGCTCGGACCGCTCCTCGCCCGCTTCGGCCAGGCCCGCGTGTCGCTCCCCGGCGGCTGCGCCATCGGCGCCCGTCCGATCAACCTGCACCTGAAGGGTCTCGCCGCGCTTGGTGCCGAGATCACCCTTGAGCACGGCTACGTCGAGGCGAAGGCCAAGAAGCTCAAAGGCGCCCGCATCAACTTCGACATCTCCACCGTCGGCGGCACCGAGCAACTCCTCATGGCCGCCGCCACCGCGCAGGGGGAGACCATCCTCGAGAACGCGGCGCGCGAGCCGGAGATCGTCGACCTTGCCGAAATTCTCACCAAGATGGGCGCCGACATCGAGGGCGCCGGTACCGACACGATCCGGATCAAGGGGGTCGAGCAGCTGACCGCCGCCGAGCACGCCGTCATGCCGGACCGCATCGAGGCCGGGACCTTCATGATCGCCTCGGCCATCACCGGCGGCGACATCAAGATCAAGAACATGCGCCTTGAGCATCTGGACGCCCTGACCTTCAAGCTGCAGGACGCCGGCGTCGAGATCACCAACAAGGACAACGTGGTTCGCGTCAAAGGGCCCAAGAAGATCAGGAACGTCAACATCAAGACCCGTCCCTATCCGGGCTTCCCGACCGACATGCAGGCCCAGTTCATGGCCCTTATGTGCATCGCCGAAGGCGCCAGCGTGATCTCCGAGAACATCTTCGAGAACCGCTTCATGCACGTCTCCGAGCTGCTGCGTTTCGGCGCCGACATCATCTGTGAAGGGAACAGCGCCACCGTAAAAGGCGTCAAGAAGCTCTCCGGTGCGCCCGTCATGGCGACCGACCTGAGGGCCTCCGCCTCGTTGATCCTGGCCGCCCTTGCCGCCGACAACACCAGCGAGATCTCGAGGATCTACCATCTGGACCGCGGGTACGAGAACATCGAGAAGAAGCTTGCCGCTCTCGGTGCCGACATCGTCCGCGTCCCCGACACCGAAGGTCCCTAG
- the rpmE gene encoding 50S ribosomal protein L31 produces the protein MKEGIHPKYEEITVKCLCGNEFQTRSTKAEISTEICSQCHPFYTGKQKLIDTAGRVERFRRRYNLEK, from the coding sequence ATGAAAGAAGGGATCCACCCCAAGTACGAAGAAATTACCGTGAAGTGCCTGTGCGGTAACGAGTTTCAGACCCGTTCCACCAAAGCGGAGATCAGCACCGAGATTTGCTCGCAGTGCCATCCGTTCTACACCGGCAAGCAGAAGCTGATCGACACCGCCGGCCGCGTCGAGCGCTTCCGCAGGAGATACAACCTGGAGAAGTAG
- a CDS encoding DUF1385 domain-containing protein: MSKINIGGQAVLEGVMMRAPRSLAIAVRRPDGDISVKSETVIPLSERFPITKLPIVRGAVALFSSLATGIKALNFSANEALAEGEEKEEVNNWAIAGTMGAAFGFGILLFFILPLYLTKLLVPVIGDSNIVFNLVDGVIRVAVFLIYIVGISRMKDIQRVFQYHGAEHKSIFTFEAGEELTVENVRKYSCLHPRCGTSFLLIVMLVSIVVFSLIPKLWPFYFKAGSRIVLLPMIAGLSYEVLRWTAKHDNHPLVKMIIAPGLALQRLTTREPDDSQIEVAIKSMQVALELNGGHKDDRLVV, translated from the coding sequence GTGTCAAAGATCAACATTGGCGGACAGGCGGTTCTGGAAGGTGTCATGATGCGGGCTCCGCGCTCGCTGGCCATTGCGGTACGTCGCCCGGACGGCGACATATCCGTTAAGAGCGAGACGGTGATCCCCCTCTCCGAGCGGTTCCCCATCACCAAGCTCCCCATCGTGCGCGGCGCGGTGGCGCTCTTCTCCTCGCTGGCTACCGGCATCAAGGCGCTCAACTTCTCAGCGAACGAGGCGCTTGCCGAGGGCGAGGAGAAGGAAGAGGTAAACAACTGGGCGATCGCCGGCACCATGGGTGCCGCCTTCGGTTTCGGTATCCTGCTTTTCTTCATCCTGCCGCTCTACCTCACCAAGCTGCTCGTTCCGGTGATCGGCGACTCCAACATCGTCTTCAACCTGGTCGATGGCGTGATCCGCGTTGCCGTGTTCCTCATCTACATCGTCGGCATCTCGAGGATGAAGGACATCCAGCGGGTGTTCCAGTACCACGGCGCCGAGCACAAATCGATCTTCACCTTCGAGGCGGGCGAAGAACTCACCGTCGAGAACGTGCGCAAGTACAGCTGCCTCCACCCGCGTTGCGGCACGAGCTTTCTTCTCATCGTCATGCTGGTGAGCATCGTGGTGTTCTCCCTGATCCCGAAGCTCTGGCCGTTCTATTTCAAGGCCGGTTCGAGGATCGTCCTGCTGCCGATGATCGCCGGGCTTTCCTACGAGGTCCTCAGGTGGACCGCGAAGCATGATAACCACCCGCTGGTGAAGATGATCATCGCGCCGGGGCTCGCCCTGCAGCGCCTGACCACCCGGGAGCCGGACGACAGCCAGATCGAGGTCGCCATCAAGTCCATGCAGGTGGCGCTCGAGCTGAACGGCGGCCACAAGGACGACCGGCTGGTGGTTTAA
- the prfA gene encoding peptide chain release factor 1, protein MFDKIADLETRFGELESLLSDPEVLANQTEFRKLSKEHAGLAELIAAYREYKKVLADIEGNKELLKEPDQEMREMAQAELESLEERREQLEAEIKVLLLPKDPNDDKSVVLEIRAGTGGDESALFAGDLFRMYSRFAETNRWKVEVISASESERGGFKEVIALVEGDGVFAKLKYESGTHRVQRVPETEAQGRIHTSACTVAVMPEAEDIDIDINPTDLKIDVYRSSGAGGQHVNTTDSAVRITHLPTGTVVACQEERSQIKNRAKAMKVLKSRILDNIVMEQNAKLAADRKSQVGSGDRSERIRTYNFPQGRMTDHRIGLTLYRLDSIMAGDITEIANALRAHYQMEALQAQSEGM, encoded by the coding sequence ATGTTCGACAAAATAGCAGATCTTGAAACCCGTTTCGGCGAGCTGGAATCGCTCCTTTCCGATCCCGAGGTGCTCGCGAACCAGACCGAGTTCCGGAAGCTCTCCAAGGAGCACGCCGGCCTCGCCGAGCTGATCGCGGCCTACCGCGAGTACAAGAAGGTGCTTGCCGACATCGAGGGGAACAAAGAACTCCTTAAGGAGCCGGACCAGGAGATGCGCGAGATGGCTCAGGCCGAACTGGAGAGCCTCGAAGAGCGCCGCGAGCAACTGGAAGCCGAGATCAAGGTCCTGCTGCTGCCCAAGGACCCCAACGACGACAAGAGCGTCGTCCTCGAGATCCGTGCCGGTACCGGCGGTGACGAGTCCGCCCTCTTTGCCGGCGACCTCTTCCGCATGTACAGCCGCTTCGCCGAAACCAACCGCTGGAAGGTGGAAGTTATCTCCGCCTCCGAGTCCGAACGCGGGGGCTTCAAGGAGGTCATTGCGCTCGTTGAAGGTGATGGCGTCTTCGCGAAGCTTAAGTACGAGTCCGGCACCCACCGCGTGCAGCGCGTTCCCGAGACCGAGGCGCAGGGGCGCATCCACACGAGCGCCTGCACCGTGGCGGTCATGCCCGAGGCCGAAGACATCGATATCGACATCAATCCCACCGATCTGAAGATCGATGTGTACCGCTCCTCCGGTGCGGGTGGGCAGCACGTCAACACAACGGACTCCGCCGTCAGGATCACCCACCTTCCGACCGGGACCGTGGTTGCCTGCCAGGAAGAGCGCAGCCAGATCAAGAACCGTGCGAAGGCCATGAAGGTGTTGAAGTCCAGGATCCTGGACAACATCGTGATGGAGCAGAACGCGAAGCTTGCCGCCGACAGGAAGAGCCAGGTAGGCAGCGGCGACCGCAGCGAGCGCATCAGGACCTACAACTTCCCGCAGGGGCGCATGACCGATCACCGCATCGGACTCACCCTTTACCGTCTCGACTCCATCATGGCCGGTGACATCACCGAGATCGCCAATGCCCTGCGTGCCCATTACCAGATGGAAGCCTTGCAAGCGCAGAGCGAAGGGATGTAA
- the thyX gene encoding FAD-dependent thymidylate synthase has product MKVALLQHTPEPELTIALAARLCYSSADIEALKEKLSGADVKKFLDKIMSLGHQSVLEHASFTFGVDGISRVTSHQLVRHRVASFSQQSQRYVSHKERFAVVTPDSIAGNPEHLRLFEAQVAAVHAAYAALVEAGVPAEDARYLLPNATETKIIITMNARELLHFFAVRCCERAQWEIRAMAIEMLRLVKPVAPTVFEKAGPGCLGGPCPEGAMCCGKMAKVREFFREM; this is encoded by the coding sequence ATGAAGGTTGCCCTTCTGCAACACACCCCCGAGCCCGAGTTGACCATCGCCTTGGCGGCCCGACTCTGCTATTCGTCGGCAGATATCGAGGCGCTCAAGGAGAAGCTTTCCGGCGCTGACGTAAAAAAATTCCTGGACAAGATCATGTCGCTTGGGCACCAGTCGGTGCTGGAGCACGCCTCGTTCACCTTCGGCGTGGACGGGATCTCGCGCGTCACCAGCCATCAGCTGGTGCGGCACCGGGTAGCCTCCTTTTCTCAGCAGTCCCAGCGCTACGTCTCCCACAAGGAGCGTTTCGCGGTCGTTACCCCCGATTCCATCGCCGGCAACCCGGAGCACCTGAGACTTTTCGAAGCGCAGGTGGCCGCGGTGCATGCTGCCTATGCCGCGCTGGTAGAGGCGGGCGTTCCGGCTGAGGATGCGCGTTACCTGCTCCCGAACGCAACCGAAACCAAGATCATCATCACCATGAACGCCAGGGAGCTTCTGCACTTCTTCGCGGTGCGCTGCTGTGAAAGGGCGCAGTGGGAGATCCGTGCCATGGCGATCGAGATGCTCCGGCTGGTGAAGCCGGTGGCGCCGACCGTCTTCGAGAAGGCCGGTCCAGGTTGCCTCGGCGGTCCCTGCCCCGAAGGCGCCATGTGCTGCGGGAAGATGGCAAAAGTCAGAGAGTTTTTCCGGGAAATGTAG
- the prmC gene encoding peptide chain release factor N(5)-glutamine methyltransferase — protein sequence MTTNPEKWDVLKVLNWTKGYLAEKGVENPRLEAEWMLCDALSLDRVGLYLNFDKPLSDAELTAYRGMVARRGKREPLQYILGTQEFMGLEFRVTPAVLIPRHDTEVLVTEAIARGGAAASILDIGTGSGCVAVALAKALPQCEVSSVDVSGEALEVARGNAEANGAAVQFFQGSLFEPFAGRRFDMVVSNPPYIPKHEMATLQPEVRGFEPAGALDGGADGLDFYRSIVGAAPEHLNAAGWLIFEVGAGQAPQVLGLLKGGGFTEETFTQTDPAGIERVVGGRLAGRTA from the coding sequence ATGACCACCAACCCGGAAAAATGGGATGTCCTCAAGGTTCTCAACTGGACCAAGGGGTACCTTGCCGAAAAAGGCGTTGAAAACCCGCGCCTCGAAGCGGAGTGGATGCTCTGCGATGCACTTTCCCTGGACCGGGTCGGCCTCTACCTAAACTTCGACAAGCCGCTGTCCGACGCCGAACTCACCGCATACCGCGGCATGGTGGCGCGGCGCGGCAAGCGCGAGCCTCTGCAGTACATCCTCGGAACCCAGGAGTTCATGGGCCTCGAGTTCCGCGTCACCCCGGCGGTGCTGATCCCGCGTCACGACACCGAAGTCCTGGTGACCGAGGCGATCGCGAGGGGAGGAGCCGCTGCAAGCATCCTCGACATCGGCACCGGGAGCGGCTGCGTTGCCGTCGCGCTCGCGAAAGCGCTGCCGCAATGCGAGGTGAGCAGCGTCGACGTCTCCGGTGAGGCCCTTGAGGTCGCCCGTGGCAACGCCGAGGCCAACGGTGCCGCAGTGCAATTTTTTCAGGGTTCCCTGTTTGAACCGTTTGCCGGACGCCGCTTCGACATGGTAGTATCCAACCCGCCTTACATCCCCAAACACGAAATGGCGACATTGCAGCCCGAGGTGCGCGGCTTCGAACCGGCCGGAGCGCTGGACGGAGGGGCCGACGGCCTCGATTTTTACCGCAGTATCGTCGGTGCGGCTCCCGAACACCTGAACGCCGCAGGATGGCTCATCTTCGAGGTGGGCGCCGGTCAGGCCCCGCAGGTTCTTGGCCTTCTGAAGGGAGGCGGCTTCACCGAGGAGACTTTTACGCAGACCGATCCCGCCGGAATCGAGCGGGTTGTCGGCGGCAGGCTGGCAGGCCGTACCGCCTAA
- the rho gene encoding transcription termination factor Rho, translating into MNLQELKEKKINDLTAIAKALNIEGASSLRKQDLIFAILNAQTEKNGMIFGEGVLETLPDGFGFLRAPDYNYLPGPDDIYVSPSQIRRFNLHTGDTVAGQIRPPKEGERYFALLKVETVNHESPEVARDKILFDNLTPLYPEEKLILETTPDNMSSRVMELVAPIGKGQRGLIVAPPRTGKTMLIQNIANSIALNHPEVFLIVLLIDERPEEVTDMQRSVKGEVISSTFDEPASRHIQVAEMVIEKAKRLVEHKRDVVILLDSITRLARAYNTVIPPSGKILSGGVDSNALHKPKRFFGAARNIEEGGSLTIIATALVDTGSKMDEVIFEEFKGTGNMELHLDRKLVEKRTFPAIDINKSGTRKEELLIPQASLNRIWILRKVLHPMNVVDSMEFLISKLQGTKTNQAFLDSMSK; encoded by the coding sequence ATGAACCTACAGGAACTTAAAGAAAAGAAAATCAACGATCTCACGGCCATTGCCAAGGCGTTGAACATCGAGGGGGCTTCGAGTCTCAGGAAGCAGGACCTGATCTTCGCCATCCTCAACGCCCAGACCGAGAAGAACGGCATGATCTTCGGCGAGGGGGTCCTCGAGACCCTGCCTGACGGGTTCGGTTTCCTGAGGGCGCCGGATTACAACTACCTGCCGGGTCCGGACGACATCTACGTTTCGCCGTCCCAGATCCGCCGCTTCAACCTGCACACCGGCGACACCGTTGCCGGTCAGATCAGGCCGCCGAAGGAAGGCGAGCGCTACTTCGCGCTCCTCAAGGTCGAGACCGTCAACCACGAGTCTCCCGAGGTCGCCCGCGACAAGATCCTCTTCGACAACCTGACCCCGCTCTACCCGGAAGAGAAGCTCATCCTCGAGACCACCCCGGACAACATGTCGAGCCGCGTGATGGAACTGGTCGCGCCGATCGGCAAGGGGCAGAGGGGGCTCATCGTCGCTCCGCCGCGCACCGGCAAGACGATGCTCATCCAGAACATCGCAAACTCCATCGCGTTGAACCACCCCGAGGTGTTCCTGATCGTTCTCTTGATCGACGAGCGTCCGGAAGAGGTTACCGACATGCAGCGCTCCGTTAAGGGCGAGGTCATCTCCTCCACCTTCGACGAGCCGGCCTCCCGTCACATCCAGGTCGCCGAGATGGTCATCGAGAAGGCGAAGCGCCTCGTCGAGCACAAGCGCGACGTCGTCATCCTGCTCGACTCGATCACCCGTCTGGCACGCGCCTACAACACCGTGATCCCGCCGTCCGGCAAGATCCTCTCCGGTGGTGTCGACTCGAACGCACTGCACAAGCCGAAGCGCTTCTTCGGAGCCGCGCGCAACATCGAGGAAGGGGGCTCGCTCACCATCATCGCCACCGCCCTGGTCGATACCGGCTCCAAGATGGACGAGGTCATCTTCGAGGAGTTCAAGGGTACCGGTAACATGGAACTCCATCTGGACAGGAAGCTCGTCGAGAAGAGGACCTTCCCCGCGATCGACATCAACAAGTCGGGGACCAGGAAGGAAGAACTCCTCATCCCGCAGGCATCCCTGAACCGGATCTGGATCCTCAGGAAGGTGCTCCACCCGATGAACGTGGTCGATTCCATGGAGTTCCTGATCTCCAAGCTGCAGGGGACCAAGACGAACCAGGCCTTCCTCGATTCCATGAGCAAGTAA
- the hisH gene encoding imidazole glycerol phosphate synthase subunit HisH → MIAIIDYGMGNLRSVQKGFEKVGCDAVVTSDPKVLLDAERVVLPGVGAFRDCIRNLEEGGFVEPILKVIKEGKPFLGICLGLQLLFTESEEFGIHKGLNVIPGKVLRFPEGMQEAGEELKVPHMGWNQLDIKRPSPLFNGIDSGSNVYFVHSYYVKPEDESVVAATTNYGIDFCAAIWRDNVVAAQFHPEKSQDKGLAMLKNFAAMK, encoded by the coding sequence ATGATCGCGATCATAGATTACGGCATGGGGAATCTCCGCTCCGTGCAGAAGGGGTTCGAGAAGGTCGGCTGCGATGCCGTCGTCACCTCCGATCCCAAAGTGCTCCTGGACGCCGAGCGCGTCGTGCTTCCGGGTGTGGGTGCGTTCCGCGACTGCATCAGGAACCTCGAGGAGGGGGGCTTCGTCGAGCCGATCCTCAAGGTCATCAAGGAAGGAAAGCCCTTTCTCGGCATCTGCCTCGGGCTGCAGCTTCTCTTCACCGAGAGCGAGGAGTTCGGCATCCACAAGGGGCTGAACGTCATCCCCGGCAAGGTGCTCCGCTTCCCGGAAGGGATGCAGGAGGCCGGCGAGGAGCTGAAGGTCCCGCACATGGGGTGGAACCAGCTCGACATCAAGCGTCCCTCCCCGCTCTTCAACGGGATCGACAGCGGCTCCAACGTCTATTTCGTGCACTCCTACTACGTGAAGCCCGAGGATGAGAGTGTCGTCGCGGCGACCACCAATTACGGCATCGACTTCTGCGCCGCCATCTGGCGCGACAACGTCGTCGCCGCCCAGTTCCACCCCGAGAAGTCCCAGGATAAGGGACTTGCGATGCTGAAAAACTTCGCGGCTATGAAGTAG
- the hisA gene encoding 1-(5-phosphoribosyl)-5-[(5-phosphoribosylamino)methylideneamino]imidazole-4-carboxamide isomerase — protein sequence MIIIPAIDLKNGCCVRLEQGLMEKDTVFNDDPGAQAAEWQRQGGEILHIVDLDGAFAGEPKNRTAIESIVKSVTIPTQLGGGIRDIATIEAYLSLGIGRVIIGTAAQRNPAFVKEACAKFPGKIVVGIDAKNGMVAVQGWAEVTGITATELARQFEGDGVSAIIYTDISRDGMMQGPNIEATKALAESINIPVIASGGLSSLKDIENLIAIESSGVTGVITGKAIYSGAINLAEAIALTKRR from the coding sequence ATGATCATTATTCCGGCAATAGATCTGAAGAACGGCTGCTGCGTGCGTCTTGAGCAGGGGCTGATGGAGAAGGACACCGTTTTCAACGACGATCCGGGTGCGCAGGCGGCCGAGTGGCAGCGCCAGGGGGGCGAGATCCTCCACATCGTCGACCTCGACGGTGCCTTCGCCGGCGAGCCCAAGAACCGGACCGCCATCGAGTCCATCGTCAAATCCGTCACCATCCCGACCCAGTTGGGGGGCGGCATCCGCGATATAGCCACCATCGAAGCCTACCTTTCCCTCGGCATCGGCCGGGTCATCATCGGCACCGCGGCCCAGCGTAACCCCGCCTTCGTAAAAGAGGCGTGCGCCAAATTCCCCGGCAAGATCGTGGTCGGCATCGATGCCAAGAACGGCATGGTCGCTGTGCAGGGGTGGGCCGAGGTTACCGGCATCACCGCGACCGAGCTCGCCAGGCAGTTCGAGGGTGACGGCGTCTCCGCCATCATCTACACCGACATCAGCCGCGACGGCATGATGCAGGGGCCGAACATCGAGGCGACCAAGGCGCTGGCCGAGTCGATCAACATCCCGGTGATCGCGTCCGGCGGCCTTTCCTCGCTGAAGGACATCGAGAACCTCATCGCCATCGAGTCCTCCGGCGTCACCGGCGTCATCACCGGCAAGGCCATCTATTCCGGCGCCATCAACCTCGCGGAAGCCATCGCGCTGACCAAGAGGCGGTAA